CTGGCCTTTGTAGGGGTCATGCAGACTGGAGTATCTGTGAACTTCCATTTTACAAATTTTTGGTTTCTGTGTTGTATTTAAGAAGAATATTACACGATTCACCTTGGACCAGACAGCTCCATAGCTTGAGCAAGTAATGAAGAGTCATCAGTGAGATCCGAATATCGTTCTGATGCGGATAGTTCTTGTGTTCTGTACTTGCTTGATTCTAGTCTCTGAGATACTTCCCATCTCTCTGCAAGTCCATCTCCTTCAAGCATCTGAATTACTTCAGACATTTTTGGCCTGTGGCTTGGAAGATATTGCGTACACAAGAGAGCCACTTGAACCATTTCCTCTACTTCAATGCAATCATAGTTGTTTCTCAAATCTTTATCGACAAGGATATCAAGCTTCTTCTCTTGATGAATTCTCTTCACCTACGTATTGTTTGACATAacttgagttgaaaaggaatcTATAGCTATAATGCTAACAATGCAATGCCAATGGAAGAAGCCATATTGTGAACTTTAATCATGTGTGGGAGCAAAATAATACTCGACCTCAAGAATTTACCaaagtttggttttgaagggGGGAAAAATGGTGCTCACCCAATCAAGCATTGCCCCTTTCTGGTTCGCTGCTTTATTAAATTCTAGAGCTCTTTGCCCTGTGATCAATTCAAGAAGAAGGATTCCAAAACCAAAGACATCTGTCTTCTCAGAAGACTGGCCTGTTGAGAGATACTCAGGGGCTATATGCCCCACAGTTCCTCGAACAGCTGTAGTGACATGTGAATCCTGGTGATCCAAAAGCTTTGCTAACCCAAAATCTCCCACAACTGCCTCACAATAATCATCCAGCAAAATATTTGCAGCCTTCACATCCCTGTGAATTATTTTTGGATCACATTGCTCATGTAGATATAGCAGTCCCCTTGCTGCTCCTATGGCTATCCGCTTCCTTGTTCCCCAGTCCAAGACTGGTTTTGCTGTTGAAACAAAAGGGGTTAGATAGTTCAAGAaattaacaatttaaaaaattgaatgaAGGGAAGGCAACACTACACTGCATAGTTGTAACACCTTTGAGACGAGAAGCAACACTTCCATTGGCCATATATGGGTACACCAAAAGTTTTTCTGTGGAAGTCATACAAAACCCATACAACCTTAGGAGGTTACGATGCACTGCCAAGCTGATCATCTCAACTTCTGTTTGGAATTGTCTCTCACCTCCAACAGCATTGCCATCTTTAAGCCTTTTGACTGCTACTGCAGTTCCATCGTGGAGGATTCCTTTGTAAACATTTCCAAAACCACCTTTGCCGAGAATGTTTTTACTGCTGAAGTTGTTGGTCGCTATCTGAAGTTCCTTGAACTGAAATCTCCTCAAATTCCCAAGAGAAATTTCATCATTGGTCCGATCTGACATTTCAGAGATATATCAGCATGAGGAATGCAATAAATACTGATGATGCTCTGTAAATAATTGTGAATAAAATCAATGAACTATACGAACCACTACCGTCAAAAAGCGTCTGCTGTCTGAGATGTTTATGCCTTTGTCTCAACCATAATAGCATCCCAAATCCAACAACAAGCAAGCAGAGACACCCCAAACTTGAACTCAAGGCAAGGGCAAATCTGTGACTCTTCTGTATCCTCACGGGCACCCCGTCTTCAGAAATACACAACGTGAAATCTTAATTGATGAATGAAACTCAGATGAGCAAAAAGAAGTCATTGGCAACTTTCCACAATTACGAAAGATAATTCTCAAACCATTTAAACTTATGATAAGGACTGCCGGTAAACGATATACTTGTTAGTGCAAGTTTTGAGAATTATCTTGTGCATACCCCGTGATGCGTTTAATGCCATGGACATTGGTATCAGCATTGTCCTTTCACATTCCGAATCAGATGTACATATTGAAGGATTGCCCACAACACTGGAATAACGGTAGAAAAATGATAACACAGATATACTCAGCATTCAAAATCATATATTGCGGCTTGCAGAATCGAGTGATTCATGCATTCTTGAGGTATCTTACTTGAGAGTCTTCGAAGGGAATATTGGTACAGGTCCAGTCAAATTGTTATAAGATAAGTCCCTGTCgcaggaaaattttcaaataacaaCTTCGTTATAAGCACGAAACAGTAAAGTGGAGACAATGTCATTGCTTGTTCACGAAGTGAGAGAGCTTTACAGA
The genomic region above belongs to Coffea arabica cultivar ET-39 chromosome 7c, Coffea Arabica ET-39 HiFi, whole genome shotgun sequence and contains:
- the LOC113699410 gene encoding protein NSP-INTERACTING KINASE 1-like isoform X5, with product MRRESKDVSRVLVLFCCWSSALGLLSPKGVNFEVQALMAIKDALEDPHGVLDNWDGDSVDPCSWTMITCSAESLVIGLGTPSQNLSGTLSPSIGNLTNLQIILLQNNNITGSIPSEIGKLPNLQTLDLSDNRFTGQIPPSLGHLKSLQYMKLNNNTLSGEIPKSLANLTLLSLLDLSYNNLTGPVPIFPSKTLNVVGNPSICTSDSECERTMLIPMSMALNASRDGVPVRIQKSHRFALALSSSLGCLCLLVVGFGMLLWLRQRHKHLRQQTLFDGSDRTNDEISLGNLRRFQFKELQIATNNFSSKNILGKGGFGNVYKGILHDGTAVAVKRLKDGNAVGGERQFQTEVEMISLAVHRNLLRLYGFCMTSTEKLLVYPYMANGSVASRLKGVTTMQSKPVLDWGTRKRIAIGAARGLLYLHEQCDPKIIHRDVKAANILLDDYCEAVVGDFGLAKLLDHQDSHVTTAVRGTVGHIAPEYLSTGQSSEKTDVFGFGILLLELITGQRALEFNKAANQKGAMLDWVKRIHQEKKLDILVDKDLRNNYDCIEVEEMVQVALLCTQYLPSHRPKMSEVIQMLEGDGLAERWEVSQRLESSKYRTQELSASERYSDLTDDSSLLAQAMELSGPR
- the LOC113699410 gene encoding protein NSP-INTERACTING KINASE 1-like isoform X6 — its product is MRRESKDVSRVLVLFCCWSSALGLLSPKGVNFEVQALMAIKDALEDPHGVLDNWDGDSVDPCSWTMITCSAESLVIGLGTPSQNLSGTLSPSIGNLTNLQIILLQNNNITGSIPSEIGKLPNLQTLDLSDNRFTGQIPPSLGHLKSLQYMKLNNNTLSGEIPKSLANLTLLSLLDLSYNNLTGPVPIFPSKTLNVVGNPSICTSDSECERTMLIPMSMALNASRDGVPVRIQKSHRFALALSSSLGCLCLLVVGFGMLLWLRQRHKHLRQQTLFDGSDRTNDEISLGNLRRFQFKELQIATNNFSSKNILGKGGFGNVYKGILHDGTAVAVKRLKDGNAVGGERQFQTEVEMISLAVHRNLLRLYGFCMTSTEKLLVYPYMANGSVASRLKAKPVLDWGTRKRIAIGAARGLLYLHEQCDPKIIHRDVKAANILLDDYCEAVVGDFGLAKLLDHQDSHVTTAVRGTVGHIAPEYLSTGQSSEKTDVFGFGILLLELITGQRALEFNKAANQKGAMLDWVKRIHQEKKLDILVDKDLRNNYDCIEVEEMVQVALLCTQYLPSHRPKMSEVIQMLEGDGLAERWEVSQRLESSKYRTQELSASERYSDLTDDSSLLAQAMELSGPR
- the LOC113699410 gene encoding protein NSP-INTERACTING KINASE 1-like isoform X1, encoding MRRESKDVSRVLVLFCCWSSALGLLSPKGVNFEVQALMAIKDALEDPHGVLDNWDGDSVDPCSWTMITCSAESLVIGLGTPSQNLSGTLSPSIGNLTNLQIILLQNNNITGSIPSEIGKLPNLQTLDLSDNRFTGQIPPSLGHLKSLQYMKLNNNTLSGEIPKSLANLTLLSLLDLSYNNLTGPVPIFPSKTLNVVGNPSICTSDSECERTMLIPMSMALNASRDFTLCISEDGVPVRIQKSHRFALALSSSLGCLCLLVVGFGMLLWLRQRHKHLRQQTLFDGSDRTNDEISLGNLRRFQFKELQIATNNFSSKNILGKGGFGNVYKGILHDGTAVAVKRLKDGNAVGGERQFQTEVEMISLAVHRNLLRLYGFCMTSTEKLLVYPYMANGSVASRLKGVTTMQSKPVLDWGTRKRIAIGAARGLLYLHEQCDPKIIHRDVKAANILLDDYCEAVVGDFGLAKLLDHQDSHVTTAVRGTVGHIAPEYLSTGQSSEKTDVFGFGILLLELITGQRALEFNKAANQKGAMLDWVKRIHQEKKLDILVDKDLRNNYDCIEVEEMVQVALLCTQYLPSHRPKMSEVIQMLEGDGLAERWEVSQRLESSKYRTQELSASERYSDLTDDSSLLAQAMELSGPR
- the LOC113699410 gene encoding protein NSP-INTERACTING KINASE 1-like isoform X3, whose translation is MRRESKDVSRVLVLFCCWSSALGLLSPKGVNFEVQALMAIKDALEDPHGVLDNWDGDSVDPCSWTMITCSAESLVIGLGTPSQNLSGTLSPSIGNLTNLQIILLQNNNITGSIPSEIGKLPNLQTLDLSDNRFTGQIPPSLGHLKSLQYMKLNNNTLSGEIPKSLANLTLLSLLDLSYNNLTGPVPIFPSKTLNVVGNPSICTSDSECERTMLIPMSMALNASRDFTLCISEDGVPVRIQKSHRFALALSSSLGCLCLLVVGFGMLLWLRQRHKHLRQQTLFDGSDRTNDEISLGNLRRFQFKELQIATNNFSSKNILGKGGFGNVYKGILHDGTAVAVKRLKDGNAVGGERQFQTEVEMISLAVHRNLLRLYGFCMTSTEKLLVYPYMANGSVASRLKAKPVLDWGTRKRIAIGAARGLLYLHEQCDPKIIHRDVKAANILLDDYCEAVVGDFGLAKLLDHQDSHVTTAVRGTVGHIAPEYLSTGQSSEKTDVFGFGILLLELITGQRALEFNKAANQKGAMLDWVKRIHQEKKLDILVDKDLRNNYDCIEVEEMVQVALLCTQYLPSHRPKMSEVIQMLEGDGLAERWEVSQRLESSKYRTQELSASERYSDLTDDSSLLAQAMELSGPR
- the LOC113699410 gene encoding protein NSP-INTERACTING KINASE 1-like isoform X4, whose protein sequence is MRRESKDVSRVLVLFCCWSSALGLLSPKGVNFEVQALMAIKDALEDPHGVLDNWDGDSVDPCSWTMITCSAESLVIGLGTPSQNLSGTLSPSIGNLTNLQIILLQNNNITGSIPSEIGKLPNLQTLDLSDNRFTGQIPPSLGHLKSLQYMKLNNNTLSGEIPKSLANLTLLSLLDLSYNNLTGPVPIFPSKTLNVVGNPSICTSDSECERTMLIPMSMALNASRDFTLCISEDGVPVRIQKSHRFALALSSSLGCLCLLVVGFGMLLWLRQRHKHLRQQTLFDDRTNDEISLGNLRRFQFKELQIATNNFSSKNILGKGGFGNVYKGILHDGTAVAVKRLKDGNAVGGERQFQTEVEMISLAVHRNLLRLYGFCMTSTEKLLVYPYMANGSVASRLKAKPVLDWGTRKRIAIGAARGLLYLHEQCDPKIIHRDVKAANILLDDYCEAVVGDFGLAKLLDHQDSHVTTAVRGTVGHIAPEYLSTGQSSEKTDVFGFGILLLELITGQRALEFNKAANQKGAMLDWVKRIHQEKKLDILVDKDLRNNYDCIEVEEMVQVALLCTQYLPSHRPKMSEVIQMLEGDGLAERWEVSQRLESSKYRTQELSASERYSDLTDDSSLLAQAMELSGPR
- the LOC113699410 gene encoding protein NSP-INTERACTING KINASE 1-like isoform X2, whose amino-acid sequence is MRRESKDVSRVLVLFCCWSSALGLLSPKGVNFEVQALMAIKDALEDPHGVLDNWDGDSVDPCSWTMITCSAESLVIGLGTPSQNLSGTLSPSIGNLTNLQIILLQNNNITGSIPSEIGKLPNLQTLDLSDNRFTGQIPPSLGHLKSLQYMKLNNNTLSGEIPKSLANLTLLSLLDLSYNNLTGPVPIFPSKTLNVVGNPSICTSDSECERTMLIPMSMALNASRDFTLCISEDGVPVRIQKSHRFALALSSSLGCLCLLVVGFGMLLWLRQRHKHLRQQTLFDDRTNDEISLGNLRRFQFKELQIATNNFSSKNILGKGGFGNVYKGILHDGTAVAVKRLKDGNAVGGERQFQTEVEMISLAVHRNLLRLYGFCMTSTEKLLVYPYMANGSVASRLKGVTTMQSKPVLDWGTRKRIAIGAARGLLYLHEQCDPKIIHRDVKAANILLDDYCEAVVGDFGLAKLLDHQDSHVTTAVRGTVGHIAPEYLSTGQSSEKTDVFGFGILLLELITGQRALEFNKAANQKGAMLDWVKRIHQEKKLDILVDKDLRNNYDCIEVEEMVQVALLCTQYLPSHRPKMSEVIQMLEGDGLAERWEVSQRLESSKYRTQELSASERYSDLTDDSSLLAQAMELSGPR